In a genomic window of Mercenaria mercenaria strain notata chromosome 19, MADL_Memer_1, whole genome shotgun sequence:
- the LOC128551257 gene encoding uncharacterized protein LOC128551257 — MNIGVPVMVLLTKIDKLCERIDTDITFCYKSEALMKAVYKAAQLFKVPESYVFPVQNYTECEMNPKIDILTLLALQHMIYIGTDFLHSIELSDDKDENKDNLPKTAEAETQDLVDFINFNEFKGIFL, encoded by the exons ATGAATATAG GTGTTCCTGTAATGGTGTTACTAACAAAGATTGACAAGCTTTGTGAGAGAATTGATACTGACATAACTTTTTGTTACAAAAGTGAAGCTCTTATGAAGGCTGTATATAAAGCTGCGCAGCTGTTTAAAGTTCCG GAATCCTACGTTTTTCCAGTACAGAATTACACGGAATGTGAAATGAACCCGAAGATAGACATATTAACTTTGCTAGCTCTCCAGCATATGATATACATTGGAACGGATTTTCTTCATTCCATCGAACTTTCCGATGATAAGGATGAGAATAAGGACAATTTGCCGAAAACTGCAGAGGCAGAGACTCAAGatcttgtagattttattaactttaaCGAATTCAAAGggatctttttataa
- the LOC128550887 gene encoding uncharacterized protein LOC128550887 isoform X2 — translation MFHKSMVLREQSYSKSTIYIMGSGKSRQVGCYSSGRRNSSNQDDCVIGGENTKEGIIQKQHTVQENIPKPTAYIMNPGHLLVSQQFVRAFREEMKIHGIVLTVIQDCNDIKLDTGVFLILVSTLYFRFEANVDECLSVISRKPYDKKILVILHFDTKEHKQCPEEYASIFRIIDMAFSIDDGIYPCEMNTNAHRQLEKIFNSHKKTIAMKTKSEGNGPDNDNTETRSNQQLKDSHADVIPETKIRTKEKDDSTKIVDRETNLLIDYINFHEFKGIFL, via the exons ATGTTCCATAAATCGATGGTATTAAGAGAACAAAGCTATTCGAAGTCTACGATTTATATCATG GGGTCGGGTAAATCAAGACAGGTTGGATGTTACTCATCAGGACGTAGAAATTCTAGTAATCAAGATGAT TGTGTCATTGGTGGAGAAAATACAAAAGAAGGAATAATACAAAAACAGCATACCGTTCAggaaa ATATCCCTAAGCCCACTGCTTACATTATGAATCCTGGACATCTTTTGGTATCACAACAGTTTGTCCGTGCATTCCGAGAAGAGATGAAGATTCATGGAATTGTACTCACAGTAATTCAAGATTGTAACGACATCAAGTTGGACACAGGTGTTTTCTTGATCTTAGTGTCTACACTTTATTTCCGCTTTGAGGCTAACGTTGATGAGTGCTTGAGTGTTATCAGTA GAAAACCGTACGATAAAAAAATTCTGGTTATCCTACATTTTGACACAAAAGAGCATAAACAATGTCCGGAAGAGTATGCAAGCATATTTCGAATTATAGACATGGCATTTTCTATTGACGATGGAATATATCCGTGTGAAATGAATACAAACGCACACCGACAACTAGAGAAAATCTTCAACAGTCACAAGAAGACCATCGCGATGAAAACAAAATCGGAAGGAAACGGACCAGATAACGACAATACAGAAACTCGTAGCAATCAACAATTAAAAGATTCGCACGCAGACGTTATTCCTGAAACGAAAATAAGAACAAAGGAGAAAGATGATTCGACAAAAATTGTGGATAGAGAGACAAACCTTCTTATAGATTATATTAACTTTCATGAATTCAAAGGAATATTCTTATAG
- the LOC128550887 gene encoding uncharacterized protein LOC128550887 isoform X1, with the protein MYIFRNRLYIKINLDIHTKTGCKMFHKSMVLREQSYSKSTIYIMGSGKSRQVGCYSSGRRNSSNQDDCVIGGENTKEGIIQKQHTVQENIPKPTAYIMNPGHLLVSQQFVRAFREEMKIHGIVLTVIQDCNDIKLDTGVFLILVSTLYFRFEANVDECLSVISRKPYDKKILVILHFDTKEHKQCPEEYASIFRIIDMAFSIDDGIYPCEMNTNAHRQLEKIFNSHKKTIAMKTKSEGNGPDNDNTETRSNQQLKDSHADVIPETKIRTKEKDDSTKIVDRETNLLIDYINFHEFKGIFL; encoded by the exons GATGCAAGATGTTCCATAAATCGATGGTATTAAGAGAACAAAGCTATTCGAAGTCTACGATTTATATCATG GGGTCGGGTAAATCAAGACAGGTTGGATGTTACTCATCAGGACGTAGAAATTCTAGTAATCAAGATGAT TGTGTCATTGGTGGAGAAAATACAAAAGAAGGAATAATACAAAAACAGCATACCGTTCAggaaa ATATCCCTAAGCCCACTGCTTACATTATGAATCCTGGACATCTTTTGGTATCACAACAGTTTGTCCGTGCATTCCGAGAAGAGATGAAGATTCATGGAATTGTACTCACAGTAATTCAAGATTGTAACGACATCAAGTTGGACACAGGTGTTTTCTTGATCTTAGTGTCTACACTTTATTTCCGCTTTGAGGCTAACGTTGATGAGTGCTTGAGTGTTATCAGTA GAAAACCGTACGATAAAAAAATTCTGGTTATCCTACATTTTGACACAAAAGAGCATAAACAATGTCCGGAAGAGTATGCAAGCATATTTCGAATTATAGACATGGCATTTTCTATTGACGATGGAATATATCCGTGTGAAATGAATACAAACGCACACCGACAACTAGAGAAAATCTTCAACAGTCACAAGAAGACCATCGCGATGAAAACAAAATCGGAAGGAAACGGACCAGATAACGACAATACAGAAACTCGTAGCAATCAACAATTAAAAGATTCGCACGCAGACGTTATTCCTGAAACGAAAATAAGAACAAAGGAGAAAGATGATTCGACAAAAATTGTGGATAGAGAGACAAACCTTCTTATAGATTATATTAACTTTCATGAATTCAAAGGAATATTCTTATAG